ATGGCCACCCTGTTTCAGCCACAACAATCTCAACATTTGGTGCCCCTACCTTCTCAAGTGCCCAATAGAGAGCATCTAGGGAAGCATCAAGCAAATTTGTGTACCCTAGAGCCCCATCCGTTACAATAACCTCTGAGGTACTCATCAATGCATAGTCTAGCCTAATGTCATTCGGGTTGTCGCGGTAGGCGAAATATGGATAGGCATTGTAAAGAAGGGGGTAGCCATTGGCTTGCATATATTGTACCAGAGGAACCATAATTGAGGCTGCATCAGGATGCCATGTTCCTGCAGATGGTGGAAATGGTGATGCCAGTACATTTTGGAACACTACTGTTGATATGGGGATATTAAGGTTGGCCGCAATTAGTGCAGTTCTCAGATTTTGCATGGCAGGGAGTATGCTGCTAGCATTTTGGCTTGGAACCATTTCATTTCCAACGGATATGCATCGAAAATTGACAGATGAAGCGAATGGAATGATGTTGGTTTGGAGCCAAGTGGTAGCAAATGCTGGATCATTGGCTAGGGTTGGGACATCTATGTTCAGTGTGCCTATGATGACTTGTATTCCTGACCCTTGCAGTGCCTGCAGAACATCTTGTTGTGGATCGAAAATACGAATTCTTTGAATGTTCCTGGATTTACATAGCTGGATTACTTTGTCCGGAGTTGGAAGGTTGTCACCTTGTCTACCATAATTTGCCCCAATGCCCTGAGCTCCTGCATTGTGAGacatcaaatttaatttacaTCTCCCCATTTTATTCACAAGCaatatgaaaatttatttgtaCGAAAAAGGCCAAGGACTTACCAGCATAGCTTTGCAACTCAGTCACAAGTAGCATAAAAGCTACTACAGAGTATAAGATTGAATGCTGCATTATGCAATAAAAATAGGAGACGATCAACTACAAAACTGAAACAAAACTTGAGATACAAACCAGCCTAGGCAGCTACCATTCACAATGTGAAAAACAGATGAAACTTGagcctttttttatatatgaaacTTTGCAATCTGTcgaaagaaaattcaatttagAATTCCGTATTAGGTTTCCATATTAGCAAGTTTAATTCCGTCCCGGCTTGAAGGGATATTCTTTTTCTGTGGTGCAGGTGTTAAGAATGGAGAGTGGAGTTAATTTGTACTAATCTAATTGTAATAATTGgattgtccacattaatgtTCTCCTTTTCCTCAGGAATTTCACAATTTTGGGTGCTCTCCTTGTTTCCTTTCCATATCAGAATGCTGTTGATGCTTATCCTCTCCACACAGAAATGTGGGGAGGGTGAGAAGAGCACTGCCCTTGATTTAGATACAGCAAAGATTCGGCTTGCAgggaattaaattaaattatacaGCTTGGgcttatattaattaattatatacatGCATGTTGGTAATTTGAGAATGCTGAATGTTGGTAATCTCAATGGATTCAAGAACAACTCATATTCTTCAAAAACCTCAAAAATTGTGGGGCAAAGACCGAAGAGTGTGGCCCTTTGGGCAGAATTTGAAAACTGATGAGATGccaaattcattttcattttgttcttATACTCAAAAAACTTAGTTCTTGGATTGCGATATGTAGCAATTCAGTGGTAAATTAAATTAGCCTTAAGCCTCAAGCCTCAAGCCTCAACACTATCATTAGAAGTCTACAGCAGGACACACAATATTATCCATAAGATACAaaaaagaggaggaggaggagagaattaggagagagacaaaaaaagaacagatttttttttttcatttgagaccATTTCCAGGGGTAGAAATTGCCAACTCTGGCCAAGAACAGAACTCACCCCCAACAGAGCCAACACCCACATTCACAATCCCACCACCTTCTCCACTCTCAAATTGCCATGTGTTCATCATCCCTTGGCCCCCACCATTACCTCCAACACCAGCACCACCATCTCCCACCCCGGGAAAAGGCCACACCGCTCTCCCAAGCCCAAAGCCCATCTCTTCAAACCCATTGGCCAGCCCAAGACCAAACCCCCCTAAGGCCAAAAACCCAGGCCCCTGAGTATTGAGCAGAGAAGTGAAGCTAGCGCCGCCGGCCCCACCACCGCATCCATTTCCCACATTCCCCTTCAAGTCCCCAAACGCCGCGACGCCACCCGGGTTCATAAAAACTGGGGTGGGGGGAATTGGGTGGTCGGACAGTGAGGAAGTGGCGGTGGTGGCGATCATGGCGGAGGAGCTGGTGGTGCGGGAGCGCTTAGCGTTCTTGCGGGTTCCGCCGCCGACGGGGATGTCGCGTAGGGTGCCGCCGTGGGTCCAGTAGCGGCGGCAGGACTTGCAGAAGTGGCGGGGCTGGGAGAAGTTGTAGTTGTTGTAGTAACAGAACTTGGTGTTGGTGGAGTCGCAGCGAGGGCAAGGGAGGTGCTCTAGCTCCGGAGGTGGGGCACCCGGGGTCTGGGCCTTCGCCGGCCTCCGGTTCTGGTTGTTCTGCTGATCGCTCGAGTCCGACGGCATTTGGGTCTCAATCAAACGGCtaagtttggtttggttgtgtGGTTTAATCAAAGgtgtttgatatttttgttGGAGCAGTGATATAAGATGATggtgaagaaaatgagagaatgggattttgggtttttgcgGGGAGGGGGTGAAGGGGGTTTTatggagagagaaggaggagagagagagagtgtgggAGAGTGAGATTGGTGCTGCTGTAGCATAGCGAAACAGGGTTTCTGAGGCATATATGAAGCAGAGTGAACAGGCTTTTACAGTGTGTTCTGTTAAGCACGACATTTCAGTCGGCTCCAGAACAGCCTCTGTTTTCCTCTGTTTTGGGTCGGCTAAAACTACAGCTACAACCGGGCTCGAAccctcacaaaaaaaatttctgttttttttttttttttttggggccgAAAATTACAAAGTTAATTTAAATTTCCTAGCTATACCTATGAATCTATGATTTGGAAGGTGGGGATGAAGGTTATAtccataagttttttttttatagaaatccGTTATATCCATAAGATTCTGCAGAAAGTACAttacatatacatacatatataacaTAGTAATCTAACATctctctcagtctctctctctctctctgtggctgtttttatgtatgtatgtatgcatgtaTATTCTATATACAGATAGCGCCTGTGGTCGGAGATTTCAATTCACCTTTTGCATGCATGCCTTCTGAGGCCTAGATCAGGCCTGAAAGTACTGTGCATGGGGGGACTAATTATTATATAAACAAGGTAGGTTTATTCCTGATCCCTCCATAATATCGTACGAAGTTGCTAGATTACAAGATTTATTGCTTTTTGGCTACGTACAACACTTGCTCTGTAGGGTATataaaacccagaaaaacGAAAGAACcagaatacaaaaaaaaatgagcCTAATTGAATTTGCATGCAATACACCAAGTTGGTTTGCATATGTGTTTCATGTTAATTAGGGTTCTTGCTCTCCTCCTCTGCAACAAAATTTGATCCATCTTTCTAACATTAGATTGCtaaataaagtataaaaaaaagggggggcTACATGTTAAATATAGGAAAAGTGCTCGACAAAAAATAATGCGAAAAGGGGCTACATGTCTTTCCCAAGATGGTTCAATTCAAACTTTACCTCTCTCTAAAATTGAAACCATAAGCTGCcaaccctttttttctttctttagaaaagaaaagttatAAAAATGGCAGATTGGTAAATTGCCATGAAATATGATATTTCTAAGTATAACGAGCTGAAGACCGAAGAGTAGCAAGATCGAAATCAATAATCAGACAATATAACAATCTTGAGTTATCATGTTCTATGACGAGAAAATATTACTCGTAAGATTATAAATATACTAATTTCTTAGAACTCATTAACCGTATCAAGAATCTGACACTAGAATGagatataattatattttctacAATAATAATCATAAACTAAGATTAGATAAGAAGTGTCTAGATTAATGGGGTGAGAAgacaaaaattgaagtaagCTAAGCGGGCAATACCCGTCAAAGTTGAGAGGGATTGATGGGGTGTTGGGATTAGGTGGGTGGGGCCAGTACCGACAGAATTATGAATGTCGGACAGCGTGGGAGCAATTATTGGTTCTCTCCTCTGATTTCGGACGCGTCATGTCCGCATCAGATTCCTCCTCCGTACCTCTTCCTCTCACCGCATTTCGCGCTCCACTGTACCCATTACCAAACAACACACACAATTCTCCCCTATTCCCATTCCGGTTTTTCCTATTCCCACCCAAACACAGCCATGTCTAATCTAAGGCCTATGAGCTAAGATATGAATCTCCTACACCCCTCTGTCACAAGACACATAATTCAAAATCATAACCCCCaccttttcataatttttatgtacctaaaaaataattaaccaCGCACGAACAGATGAATTGGTCAGGCAGGCAAAGGCTTATTATTGTTTGTTATTATCAAGCTTAATATACAAGCCATGCCTTATGATATCAAGCTTAACTAAAGCCATGCATGTTTTGAATGATTAGTTGAAAGCTGAAAGGTAGATTCATGGACTGGCCCTCCTTATTTATGCATCTCAAGCTGCATTGGAGATAAAGGTTAGTATACTTGTCTCTTTTGAAGAGTGTTTGTTAGGAGTTCACGCACAATTCCTAGCTCAAAATATCGCAAATATAATGAGAAAAATACATATCAAAATTACTATTTCCTCACACACAATTAATTTCACTCATCTCAACCCAACTCCATAAAGAGACCACAATACACCAAAGAAACTCACTCTTCCATCCTCAAAATTTCTCTCACTTGATATGTAACAACCCTAGAGGCGAACCTTCGAAGCCACTACATATCTCTTCATCACTCACTTTGATCACACGCCAAGGAAACAAACACCATAATGAAATATTCATAGGCTTTCTTACAAAACCAAAGTTCCACTAGAGCAATTTATCCAAACCGATAAGCAATCCCAACACACAACTAAATAGAATTCAAACTAAAGGAAATTAATTCACAAGGGTTGACCGGTTGCTCTGTGGGGCGAACTAGTCGATTTGTACCAAAAGTGAATGCCACAATGGTTCGACCGGTTGATTTGTAGTTGTCACCAACAAGCTACTAATTTGAGCCGCAATTTCCAATAGTAATAACAAACACTTCCTTTAAAAAGATTATGTTGAACCAAGATTTACTCGAGTTATCATCTTTAAGGAACAATGTGAAGGGTGAGGCAAATTGTGTTTGCTTTGTTACATCATCTTTTTACCTTCTCCAATGAggtttagaaaaatacaaaattgcTTAAGGGCAAAATTGACGTATTACATAATGAAAGAGATAGAGTGATAGTATACACATGTGATGCATATTTGTGTTAACCCAAATAGCTAAGGCATTGTGCATACCCCTTTGCACTCGAGTTCGAATCTCTCATTCTATTTTATAAGAGTTTAAACTTTTACTACTAGTGGGCATTACACAACATAGTGATTGCTTAATCCAAATCAGGGGTCTAATTCACTactaaaacacaaaaaccaaaaaaacaaaaaggttgTATTATATTATTGTCTTCATTGCAAAGTCTTGGATAAGATGGACGGATTCTTCCTTTTTCGCCTCTTATTCAAGGACTACTAGGTGAGGTAGGGGTGGGGGGATCCCTTTTGAAGTGACACGTGGCGAAGAAAGACAGGTAGTTGTCGGTCAAGAGACGAATGGCACGCGAAGGCTGAGAGGCCATAGAAATGTCTCCGGCAAAGCATCATAGGTCGTTTTCAAAGGCTGTGTCAGTCCTAAACACTATTGCCATCCTCTCAATCTGAGTCTCTCTCAGTCTGCTTATTCGGTCGCCTATTATCACTGACAATGCCTACCtcccctttctttcttttttcttcaccaacttatatttttcaatgccctctctctctctctctctctctgtttgtcTCACTCTTTTATATTTGGATTTTTCTGCTATGGACATTATTCCTTCACATGAACCAATGATCATATTTTGGGTGTGTGTCCACATTGAGAAAACAAATATTCACATCTACCTCAAATATAAATGCTTCTAAGAACTTCTAGccactttttttgtttgttttgttattgCTTTTCTTGGTTGGACCAAAACCAAATCgatgttttcctttttcatttttttaaaaacatctTAATGCTAGATTTgtgattaaaataaataaagagacAACTCAAGTGTTTCATACATTTGCGAAAGTTTTGAGTTTAGTACGTTTGATTCATAGTTTCtctcatattcatatttttctattGAGCTGTCTATTAGAATTAAGCATATTTTTGTGTCAGGAGTTTTACGAGATACTTTTCCGGGGTACTGTGTGGGAGCAAAAATTACtctttaagaaattaattcaTTAGCACTCAAAATTCGTGGAAGTAAAGCTATAGTCAAgaaacatattttattattttctgttcATGATCATACATTAATGAAATCATAGAATTAGTGGGACTTGATGACCAAACACGACCAAGGTGTGCATGTCCCACAGGCAATATGAcaccacctttttttttttttttttttttccgtgcACTGCAGATAGTAATTTGAACCATATCAAGAATTATAGTAGAAGAAAATTAGGTGGAAGTGAAGTTTCTCAACACGTCATGTCTTTTAAGATTTATAAAATGTCCCCATGTTTAAGCCAAAATCTCTCTGGATCCAAATCTCCCAATCCAAGCATAAAAACATTCGAAAAGGCTTACATTTTTGTTACAGTTTACAAATTGAAGGCGGAAATAGTAGGACATAATcctacaaacaagtcttaatGGTCGCGAAGTTGTCTGAGATTCATTGGGGAAATGAATCTGGTGTCTCCATCAATCAATTTTTTGGCGAGTAGAAGATTGGCAGCCTCACTGGGATGGTAGGGATCCCAGAAAACATGCATGGAGCGATCCGAGCACAAACTAGACGTTGGACCACATGGAACTATACCTGCGTATTGGCCCCCATTTCCACAGCAAGCTTTACTTGCTGTTTTAAATCCTGCAATGCAGCATACACAAATTAAATCAAGTTTCATCATCTAATAATATGGTAGAACCCTaattgatcttcttcttccacaaATATATTAACGTCAAGGCCATCAAGATGAATATGGTAGAACCATTGTATTGCTCATTAGAAAAAAGGGCAAAAGTCACGGTTCACCTGGCCACATGTTTACCAGTGGCGGATATAGAGGTTTTCTTACCACACATCTACCGTATTATGTTGTTAGAATGTAAATCGAATACTCTATATTCTTAGACCCTCTATattcatgtaatttttttttttaaaattagaaCTTAGAAAACGACCGTGTTATACATAGCTTGGTTTTGAAAAAACCAAGACTGTATATAGGTTGGATAAGTTGTTGAGTTactttcaaataaaaatattaatttgataAATCTTGGGTCAAAATAATACcataaatattttcatataatataatatgatatttaATTTGGGCTTACCATATTTGTCATAATTTGTGATGAGCTCCTTCACCAGATCATACACATTTGCATAAACAAATGTTGACCCTGGGAGGTTGTCATTTAGCTCAGCAAGCAAGTCCTTCAACCGGCCATTGTACTGAAGAGCCAGCTTATTGGGCAGCTCCACACACTCGTCTGGATTTAGTTGATTTATAGTCTTCTGGTAAGGGATGCAGCCTAGGGGACCAACATTTCCAATCACAAATTTTCGAGCATCCAATTGGTAAAGTCTCTGCACGAATTAATTAGTCACTAaatatgttaattaaaatagaatcTTGATTTGCATATCAGTAGTCTTAAGTTCTAATCTTCACAATACtttggtagtgtgtgtgaaaCCCTCATtgtttgtatttaaaaattaaaaaaaaaaaacccaaattaatcaatcaaataaaacTTACAGTGAGTTGGGCCCTGAAGTGACTTATCAGATCATCAATAAACGCATCTGGGC
Above is a genomic segment from Prunus dulcis chromosome 7, ALMONDv2, whole genome shotgun sequence containing:
- the LOC117636151 gene encoding putative glucan endo-1,3-beta-glucosidase GVI, coding for MQHSILYSVVAFMLLVTELQSYAGAQGIGANYGRQGDNLPTPDKVIQLCKSRNIQRIRIFDPQQDVLQALQGSGIQVIIGTLNIDVPTLANDPAFATTWLQTNIIPFASSVNFRCISVGNEMVPSQNASSILPAMQNLRTALIAANLNIPISTVVFQNVLASPFPPSAGTWHPDAASIMVPLVQYMQANGYPLLYNAYPYFAYRDNPNDIRLDYALMSTSEVIVTDGALGYTNLLDASLDALYWALEKVGAPNVEIVVAETGWPSEGEGHDPATIDNARTYNSNLIKHGQFGTPKRPGKGLEAYIFALFNEDLKPKGSEAHWGLFYPDMSEVYHVDF
- the LOC117634895 gene encoding dof zinc finger protein DOF3.4, yielding MSCLTEHTVKACSLCFIYASETLFRYATAAPISLSHTLSLSSFSLHKTPFTPSPQKPKIPFSHFLHHHLISLLQQKYQTPLIKPHNQTKLSRLIETQMPSDSSDQQNNQNRRPAKAQTPGAPPPELEHLPCPRCDSTNTKFCYYNNYNFSQPRHFCKSCRRYWTHGGTLRDIPVGGGTRKNAKRSRTTSSSAMIATTATSSLSDHPIPPTPVFMNPGGVAAFGDLKGNVGNGCGGGAGGASFTSLLNTQGPGFLALGGFGLGLANGFEEMGFGLGRAVWPFPGVGDGGAGVGGNGGGQGMMNTWQFESGEGGGIVNVGVGSVGGEFCSWPELAISTPGNGLK